Proteins from a single region of Punica granatum isolate Tunisia-2019 chromosome 8, ASM765513v2, whole genome shotgun sequence:
- the LOC116187021 gene encoding uncharacterized protein LOC116187021 isoform X2, whose product MGAHAHCWATCYASSSQKLLQASEFRFRRLNRASDCCSGSSGRRRIVGSLGVGADDIAQIVHNKVLIASATSAAIGQLTKPLASAFLYRTGFDLRAAIQPGGFPSTHSFVAAATSVALERGFSDPIFGLAVVYAVIVMYDAQGVRMEVGKHAQVMNRVMLNATVNRKIDYGNRKSTAVGTGPAERTAQEEAMVGSYNSRTALASTLLRRDDLEEEEAQGEAASASIIMTSPLKERVGHTKVEVMAGALLGFITGLLV is encoded by the exons ATGGGGGCTCATGCCCATTGTTGGGCAACCTGCTACGCCTCAAGCTCTCAGAAGCTCCTCCAAGCTTCTGAATTTCGTTTTAGGAGGCTGAACAGAGCTTCTGATTGTTGTAGTGGTAGCAGCGGTAGGAGGAGGATTGTTGGGTCCTTGGGAGTTGGAGCTGATGACATAGCACAGATTGTACATAACAAA GTTTTGATAGCAAGTGCCACTTCCGCGGCTATTGGGCAGCTGACAAAGCCGTTAGCCTCCGCTTTTCTGTATCGGACGGGGTTTGATCTAAGGGCAGCCATTCAGCCTGGGGGCTTCCCTTCTACCCATTCCT TCGTGGCAGCAGCAACATCCGTCGCACTTGAGAG GGGTTTCTCAGACCCAATTTTCGGTCTTGCAGTTGTTTATGCTGTTATAGTCATGTATGACGCACAG GGCGTGAGAATGGAAGTCGGCAAGCATGCACAGGTGATGAACAGAGTAATGCTGAACGCCACTGTCAATAGGAAGATTGATTATGGTAACAGAAAATCAACGGCAGTGGGTACAGGTCCAGCCGAGCGGACCGCGCAGGAGGAAGCGATGGTGGGCTCTTATAACTCAAGAACAGCTCTGGCCTCGACGCTGCTGAGACGGGATGACctagaggaagaggaggcacAAGGAGAAGCTGCAAGTGCTAGCATTATCATGACTTCTCCTTTGAAAGAAAGAGTCGGGCATACAAAGGTCGAAGTCATGGCCGGTGCTTTGTTGGGCTTCATCACAGGATTGCTTGTTTAA
- the LOC116187021 gene encoding uncharacterized protein LOC116187021 isoform X1, producing the protein MGAHAHCWATCYASSSQKLLQASEFRFRRLNRASDCCSGSSGRRRIVGSLGVGADDIAQIVHNKVLIASATSAAIGQLTKPLASAFLYRTGFDLRAAIQPGGFPSTHSCAVVAAATSVALERGFSDPIFGLAVVYAVIVMYDAQGVRMEVGKHAQVMNRVMLNATVNRKIDYGNRKSTAVGTGPAERTAQEEAMVGSYNSRTALASTLLRRDDLEEEEAQGEAASASIIMTSPLKERVGHTKVEVMAGALLGFITGLLV; encoded by the exons ATGGGGGCTCATGCCCATTGTTGGGCAACCTGCTACGCCTCAAGCTCTCAGAAGCTCCTCCAAGCTTCTGAATTTCGTTTTAGGAGGCTGAACAGAGCTTCTGATTGTTGTAGTGGTAGCAGCGGTAGGAGGAGGATTGTTGGGTCCTTGGGAGTTGGAGCTGATGACATAGCACAGATTGTACATAACAAA GTTTTGATAGCAAGTGCCACTTCCGCGGCTATTGGGCAGCTGACAAAGCCGTTAGCCTCCGCTTTTCTGTATCGGACGGGGTTTGATCTAAGGGCAGCCATTCAGCCTGGGGGCTTCCCTTCTACCCATTCCTGT GCAGTCGTGGCAGCAGCAACATCCGTCGCACTTGAGAG GGGTTTCTCAGACCCAATTTTCGGTCTTGCAGTTGTTTATGCTGTTATAGTCATGTATGACGCACAG GGCGTGAGAATGGAAGTCGGCAAGCATGCACAGGTGATGAACAGAGTAATGCTGAACGCCACTGTCAATAGGAAGATTGATTATGGTAACAGAAAATCAACGGCAGTGGGTACAGGTCCAGCCGAGCGGACCGCGCAGGAGGAAGCGATGGTGGGCTCTTATAACTCAAGAACAGCTCTGGCCTCGACGCTGCTGAGACGGGATGACctagaggaagaggaggcacAAGGAGAAGCTGCAAGTGCTAGCATTATCATGACTTCTCCTTTGAAAGAAAGAGTCGGGCATACAAAGGTCGAAGTCATGGCCGGTGCTTTGTTGGGCTTCATCACAGGATTGCTTGTTTAA